TCCACGGTCAGCCTCCCGGGGGATCGGCGACCTTCATCATGCGCCCGTTCCCCCGATTCCGGCGATCCCCCGGCGACCAGGGACGGCCGGAGCAGCTCAACCTCGATGCATCAGCCGGGGCTCGCCGACGGCCCGACGCCCGGTGTCCGCCTGATCCGGCCGGTCAGGCGCCGGAGCCCGGCTCCCCGGCCAGCACCGCGTCGCCACCGAGCAGGGCGTGCTCCGGCAGCGGGAGCTGGATGCCGTGGGCGGCCTCCCAGTCGTGGATCATGCTGGGGCGGACCTGGGCGGTGAAGTAGTCGACCGCGCTCATCCCGCCGACCACCGGCTCTTCCACCTCGGCGACCAGCCGGGCCGGGACGAGGGGGAAGCCGCTCTGGATGGCGGCGCTGAGCCGACGATGCCCGTCGACGACGAAGAAGTACTCGCCGGTGTAGCCGATCCGCAGCGGTTCGAGGGCCTCGTCGCCGGCCCCGGCCACCTCGCCGAGGAACTCGGAGTCCCAGAGCCCGCGCAGGGTGGCGATGTCCTCGGTCGGGTAGACCCGGGCCGGGTCGAGCAGCAGCAGCGGGGGCGCTTCGGCCAGCACGTCCGCGCCGAGCCGGCCCTCGTACGCGTCGATGATGTGCGCGATCACCTGCTCCGGGTTGGCCCGGGTGGTGTCGCAGATCAGGTCGTAGTTGCGCAGCCGGGCCTTGTCGACGCCGTACCGGACG
The window above is part of the Micromonospora inositola genome. Proteins encoded here:
- a CDS encoding AAA family ATPase; protein product: MTVRQSIVFNGDLGSGKSTVSVEVAKRLGLRRVSVGDLYRQMAQDRQMTALQLNLHAELDQAVDGYVDQLQRDIAASGESLVMDSRLAWHFFTDALKVHMITEPTEAARRVLARPSGPAESYTCLEEARAKLRERSESERNRFIVRYGVDKARLRNYDLICDTTRANPEQVIAHIIDAYEGRLGADVLAEAPPLLLLDPARVYPTEDIATLRGLWDSEFLGEVAGAGDEALEPLRIGYTGEYFFVVDGHRRLSAAIQSGFPLVPARLVAEVEEPVVGGMSAVDYFTAQVRPSMIHDWEAAHGIQLPLPEHALLGGDAVLAGEPGSGA